Proteins encoded within one genomic window of Actinoplanes octamycinicus:
- a CDS encoding putative bifunctional diguanylate cyclase/phosphodiesterase translates to MPPFRLTRTLAVAGGLVAVAAIWFCVGLFHRTPPVFGWLPLLAAVPIAAVTSWRAADQGRTLWRYVSAGILLIGLGAAGNAFDYFSGRQQGQHISGWTAGVYTAGLVAILLGVLRIPGARRTRIEWVRFGLDIATVIVTVLTFCWHLIYPRWESWLSDSVGGAITVLIVVGAGFICVFAFVKVAFTGTGLIDRRALHLLALTGAVGAGGGSLAPLLADRPYLNTAHVLLPCTCMCLCFAADRQLRATRAGRPQPRPLSRRLSVMPYAAVLATGGLLLSSAVSHTADLVVIAIGSVTVTVLVAGRQAVALRDNALLLDDLDARQRELAHQATHDVLTGLPNRTVLVREITEALAADPESVSVALIDLDDFKEINDDLGHAVGDALLVAVAERISAELPADAMVARLGGDEYALLLRSGDHAAVLGALAAQLRRPVHAAGHELVVEASTGLAPARAGETADELLRRADVAMYEAKGQGKGRLVGYTAEMDQRTAEQSRLAADLRTALDTDQLHLLYQPIVAMPGGELYGVEALVRWTHPERGPVGPATFIPAAERTGLIVPLGSWILQEACRQATAWLATLGGAAPRTVTVNVSARQLREAGFAKEVEAVLHRTGLPPHVLTVEVTETAVFDGGTALTELRAIAELGVNIALDDFGTGHSSLGLLRTCPADILKVDKSFVDDITEGGQNAVVVAALIGICDGLHLRAVAEGVETAEQAAELYRLGYRYAQGYYYARPLPAAEIEARSRCGVAA, encoded by the coding sequence GTGCCGCCCTTTCGGCTGACGCGTACCCTCGCGGTCGCCGGTGGGCTGGTGGCGGTCGCGGCGATCTGGTTCTGCGTCGGCCTGTTCCACCGCACGCCGCCGGTGTTCGGCTGGCTGCCGCTGCTGGCCGCGGTGCCGATCGCCGCGGTGACCTCGTGGCGGGCCGCCGACCAGGGCCGGACGTTGTGGCGTTACGTCTCGGCCGGCATCCTGCTGATCGGCCTGGGCGCGGCCGGCAACGCCTTCGACTACTTCAGCGGCCGCCAGCAGGGCCAGCACATCAGCGGGTGGACCGCGGGCGTCTACACCGCCGGGCTGGTCGCCATCCTGCTCGGCGTGCTGCGCATCCCGGGCGCCCGCCGGACCCGGATCGAATGGGTCCGGTTCGGCCTGGACATCGCCACCGTGATCGTCACCGTGCTGACCTTCTGCTGGCACCTGATCTACCCGCGCTGGGAGAGCTGGCTCAGCGACAGCGTGGGCGGGGCGATCACCGTGCTGATCGTGGTGGGAGCCGGCTTCATCTGTGTCTTCGCCTTCGTCAAGGTGGCCTTCACCGGCACCGGGCTGATCGACCGGCGGGCGCTGCACCTGCTCGCGCTGACCGGGGCGGTCGGGGCCGGCGGCGGGTCGCTGGCGCCGCTGCTCGCCGACCGGCCGTACCTGAACACCGCGCACGTGCTGCTGCCCTGCACCTGCATGTGCCTGTGCTTCGCCGCCGACCGGCAACTGCGGGCCACCCGGGCCGGCCGGCCGCAGCCCCGCCCGCTGAGCCGGCGGCTGAGCGTGATGCCGTACGCCGCCGTCCTGGCCACCGGCGGCCTGCTGCTGTCCAGCGCGGTCAGCCACACCGCCGACCTGGTGGTCATCGCGATCGGCTCGGTCACCGTGACGGTGCTGGTCGCCGGCCGGCAGGCGGTCGCGCTCCGGGACAACGCGCTGCTGCTCGACGACCTCGACGCCCGGCAGCGGGAGCTGGCCCACCAGGCCACCCACGACGTGCTGACCGGCCTGCCGAACCGGACCGTGCTGGTCCGGGAGATCACCGAGGCGCTGGCCGCCGACCCGGAGTCGGTGAGCGTGGCGCTGATCGACCTGGACGACTTCAAGGAGATCAACGACGACCTCGGGCACGCGGTCGGCGACGCGCTGCTGGTCGCGGTCGCCGAGCGGATCAGCGCCGAGCTGCCGGCGGACGCGATGGTCGCCCGGCTCGGCGGCGACGAGTACGCGCTGCTGCTGCGCTCCGGCGACCACGCCGCCGTCCTCGGCGCGCTCGCCGCGCAGCTGCGCCGGCCGGTGCACGCGGCCGGCCACGAACTGGTCGTCGAGGCCAGCACCGGGCTGGCCCCGGCCCGGGCCGGGGAGACCGCCGACGAACTGCTGCGCCGCGCCGACGTGGCGATGTACGAGGCGAAGGGCCAGGGCAAGGGCCGCCTGGTCGGGTACACCGCGGAGATGGACCAGCGGACCGCCGAGCAGTCCCGGCTCGCCGCCGACCTGCGCACCGCGCTCGACACCGACCAGCTGCACCTGCTCTACCAGCCGATCGTGGCGATGCCCGGCGGCGAACTCTACGGCGTCGAGGCGCTGGTCCGCTGGACCCACCCGGAACGCGGCCCGGTCGGCCCGGCGACGTTCATCCCGGCCGCCGAGCGTACCGGGCTGATCGTGCCGCTCGGCTCGTGGATCCTGCAGGAGGCGTGCCGGCAGGCGACCGCGTGGCTCGCCACCCTCGGCGGCGCCGCGCCGCGCACGGTCACCGTCAACGTGTCCGCCCGCCAGCTGCGCGAAGCCGGGTTCGCCAAGGAGGTGGAGGCGGTCCTGCACCGGACCGGCCTGCCGCCGCACGTGCTGACCGTGGAGGTGACCGAGACCGCGGTGTTCGACGGCGGCACCGCGCTGACCGAGCTGCGGGCGATCGCCGAGCTCGGGGTGAACATCGCGCTCGACGACTTCGGCACCGGGCACTCCTCGCTCGGGCTGCTGCGCACCTGCCCGGCGGACATCCTCAAGGTGGACAAGTCGTTCGTCGACGACATCACCGAGGGCGGCCAGAACGCGGTCGTGGTGGCCGCGCTGATCGGCATCTGCGACGGGCTGCACCTGCGGGCGGTCGCCGAAGGGGTGGAGACCGCGGAGCAGGCGGCCGAGCTGTACCGGCTCGGGTACCGCTACGCGCAGGGCTACTACTACGCTCGGCCGTTGCCGGCCGCCGAAATCGAGGCCCGGTCGCGGTGCGGCGTCGCCGCCTGA
- a CDS encoding glycosyltransferase family 39 protein produces the protein MVTPYYAAMKLWTTVAGTGTPALRLPSALAIAGTAILVAVIGRRTGGERTGLAGGLLFAAIPAVSRYAQEARPYAIAMFFAALALWCLLRIIARPAVGGAAGYAAAVAATGLAHPLGGLLMVAGHALVVRRLRWWWAVPAAVGSVPAVLLAVAGAGQSGQVSWIPVADLNTWQGLPQTVFGSAAIGGMVIVLAVLGVRWDPAFRVLAGAAFVPPVLLLMTGMVYPIWVARYVLVALAPMAVLAASGLLRAGRVRAGAVVALALLVSFPVQLELREPAGHAEDSTKIAQVIGPRYRPGDVAVFPDTHPSIPWAPRDIYQRYLPAPRPPDVLATRPQRADGRLLARECPAAACLGDPPRIWVIRVDDASDPLRNMAPGKRQRISRDYRAVSSWKYPLLSITLLERRG, from the coding sequence GTGGTGACGCCGTACTACGCGGCGATGAAGCTGTGGACGACGGTGGCCGGGACCGGGACGCCGGCGCTGCGGCTGCCGTCGGCGCTCGCCATCGCCGGGACCGCGATCCTGGTGGCGGTCATCGGGCGCCGGACCGGCGGGGAGCGGACCGGGCTGGCCGGTGGGTTGCTGTTCGCGGCGATCCCGGCGGTCTCCCGCTACGCCCAGGAGGCCCGGCCGTACGCGATCGCGATGTTCTTCGCGGCGCTGGCCCTCTGGTGTCTGCTCCGGATCATCGCGCGGCCGGCCGTGGGCGGGGCAGCCGGGTATGCGGCGGCGGTGGCGGCTACCGGGCTGGCGCACCCGCTCGGCGGGCTGCTGATGGTGGCCGGGCACGCGCTCGTGGTACGTCGGCTGCGCTGGTGGTGGGCGGTGCCGGCGGCGGTCGGCAGTGTGCCGGCGGTGCTGCTGGCGGTGGCCGGGGCGGGGCAGAGCGGGCAGGTCTCGTGGATCCCGGTGGCCGACCTGAACACCTGGCAGGGGTTGCCGCAGACCGTGTTCGGGTCGGCGGCGATCGGTGGGATGGTGATCGTCCTGGCGGTCCTCGGGGTGCGGTGGGACCCCGCTTTCCGGGTGCTGGCGGGAGCTGCCTTCGTGCCGCCGGTGCTTCTGCTGATGACCGGAATGGTCTATCCGATCTGGGTGGCGCGGTATGTGCTGGTCGCCCTCGCCCCGATGGCCGTGCTGGCCGCGTCGGGGCTGCTGCGGGCCGGTCGGGTGCGAGCTGGGGCGGTGGTGGCGCTGGCGCTGCTGGTGTCCTTTCCGGTGCAGCTCGAACTGCGCGAACCGGCCGGGCACGCCGAGGACTCCACGAAGATCGCGCAGGTGATCGGGCCGCGCTACCGGCCGGGGGACGTAGCCGTCTTTCCGGACACGCATCCCAGCATCCCGTGGGCGCCGCGCGACATCTACCAGCGGTATCTCCCCGCGCCGCGGCCGCCCGACGTGCTCGCGACCCGGCCGCAGCGCGCCGACGGCCGGCTGCTCGCCCGGGAGTGCCCGGCCGCGGCGTGCCTCGGCGACCCACCGCGCATCTGGGTGATCCGGGTGGACGACGCGAGCGATCCGCTCCGGAACATGGCACCCGGGAAGCGGCAACGGATCAGCCGGGACTACCGGGCCGTGTCGAGCTGGAAGTATCCGCTGCTCAGCATCACGCTGCTGGAGCGTCGCGGTTAG
- a CDS encoding LysR family transcriptional regulator, which translates to METRELRYFVAVAEEGHFGRAAQRLGMAQPPLSRAISQLERRLGVTLLERTSRGATVTEAGAVLLREARAVLDAVQAAERRTRRAASAGSGLVLVAKAGASSELLAKLLDAFAGEPEAVPVDVVLCGVGEQEQLLRDGRADVALLHQPFDATAGFDVEELGAEGQVVILPAGHPMTVRDQVRMADVEDLPDLPLPRWPERDGSYPDGPGPQVRNQTQLMQLVSLGRACVIAPESVRAQLHDGLVAVPVSDAPRVTTVIAWPPHSRSRALAALVRTATRL; encoded by the coding sequence ATGGAGACGCGGGAGCTGCGGTATTTCGTCGCGGTGGCCGAGGAAGGGCATTTCGGGCGGGCGGCGCAGCGGCTCGGGATGGCGCAACCGCCGCTGTCCCGGGCGATCAGCCAGCTGGAGCGGCGGCTCGGGGTGACGCTGCTGGAGCGGACCAGCCGGGGTGCGACGGTGACCGAGGCCGGGGCGGTGCTGCTCCGGGAGGCCCGCGCGGTGCTCGACGCGGTGCAGGCGGCCGAGCGGCGGACCCGGCGCGCGGCGTCGGCCGGGTCCGGGCTGGTGCTGGTGGCCAAGGCGGGGGCGTCCAGCGAACTGCTCGCCAAGCTGCTCGACGCCTTCGCCGGCGAGCCGGAGGCGGTTCCGGTCGACGTGGTGCTGTGCGGGGTCGGCGAGCAGGAACAGCTGCTCCGCGACGGCCGGGCCGACGTGGCGTTGCTGCACCAGCCTTTCGATGCGACGGCCGGCTTCGACGTCGAGGAGCTGGGCGCCGAGGGGCAGGTGGTGATCCTGCCGGCCGGGCACCCGATGACCGTTCGCGATCAGGTGCGGATGGCGGACGTCGAGGATCTGCCGGACCTGCCGCTGCCGCGCTGGCCGGAGCGGGACGGCAGCTACCCGGATGGGCCGGGCCCGCAGGTCCGTAACCAGACGCAGCTGATGCAGCTGGTGTCCCTGGGCCGGGCCTGCGTGATCGCCCCGGAGTCGGTCCGGGCGCAGCTGCACGACGGGCTGGTCGCCGTCCCGGTCTCGGACGCGCCGCGGGTCACCACCGTGATCGCCTGGCCGCCGCACAGCCGCTCCCGCGCGCTGGCCGCTCTGGTCCGGACCGCGACGCGCCTCTGA
- a CDS encoding SDR family oxidoreductase, with the protein MSERKIALVTGANKGIGYEIAAGLGARGLTVGVGARDAERRDAAVEKLRAAGVDAFGVPLDVTADGSVTAAAALIEERFGRLDVLVNNAGITGDRPQEPTVVDPEIIRTVVETNVIGVVRVTNAMLPLLRRSRSPRIVNMSSRVGSLTRQTAPGAETGPIAAAYSPSKTFLNAVTVQYAKELAGSNILINLACPGYCATDLNGFRGHRTPEQGATAAIRLATLPDDGPSGGFFDEDGPIAW; encoded by the coding sequence ATGAGCGAACGAAAGATTGCACTGGTTACCGGCGCGAACAAGGGCATCGGCTACGAGATCGCGGCCGGTCTCGGCGCCCGCGGGCTGACCGTCGGTGTCGGTGCCCGGGACGCGGAACGCCGCGACGCCGCCGTGGAGAAGCTGCGAGCGGCCGGAGTGGACGCCTTCGGCGTGCCGCTCGACGTGACCGCCGACGGCAGCGTGACCGCGGCCGCCGCGCTGATCGAGGAACGGTTCGGCCGGTTGGACGTGCTGGTCAACAACGCCGGCATCACCGGCGACCGCCCGCAGGAACCGACGGTCGTCGACCCGGAGATCATCCGCACGGTGGTGGAGACCAACGTCATCGGCGTCGTCCGGGTCACCAACGCCATGCTGCCGCTGCTGCGCCGCTCCCGGTCCCCGCGGATTGTCAACATGTCCAGCAGGGTCGGCTCGCTGACCAGGCAGACCGCCCCGGGCGCGGAGACCGGCCCGATCGCAGCCGCCTACTCCCCGTCGAAGACCTTCCTGAACGCGGTCACCGTCCAGTACGCCAAGGAGCTGGCCGGCTCGAACATCCTGATCAACCTGGCCTGCCCCGGTTACTGCGCCACCGACCTGAACGGCTTCCGCGGACACCGGACGCCGGAGCAGGGCGCCACCGCCGCGATCCGCCTGGCGACCCTGCCCGACGACGGCCCCAGCGGCGGCTTCTTCGACGAGGACGGCCCGATCGCCTGGTGA
- a CDS encoding MBL fold metallo-hydrolase has protein sequence MSEDVAKQAELVEVRPRIHAWVQPDGSWWLNNAGAITTAAGQLVVDTCATATRARRFLDALATATGQAPTLAVNTHQHGDHTYGNSLLPATTTLIGQEKMREGLRVDPIIDGCPPFWSPVPDWGDVRRRLPDLTITDALTVHLGDKRVELRHPGGPAHTTGDLIAWVPDERVLFTGDLVFAGLTPLVFMGSVPGALAAVDWLAGFEPEVVVPGHGPILTGAEIARVLDEHRRYYRLVLRAGANGIEQGLSPLEAARAVDLGEFAGWADAERIVLNLHRYYADQQGAELDLIAAFSDAVAYHGGPLPTYV, from the coding sequence ATGAGCGAAGACGTGGCGAAGCAGGCGGAGCTGGTCGAGGTGCGGCCCAGGATCCACGCCTGGGTGCAGCCGGACGGGTCCTGGTGGCTGAACAACGCGGGCGCGATCACCACGGCGGCGGGGCAGCTGGTGGTCGACACGTGCGCCACCGCCACCCGGGCCCGGCGGTTCCTGGACGCGCTGGCCACGGCCACCGGTCAGGCGCCGACCCTGGCGGTCAACACGCATCAGCACGGCGACCACACGTACGGGAACAGCCTGCTCCCCGCCACGACCACGCTGATCGGCCAGGAGAAGATGCGGGAGGGGCTGCGGGTCGACCCGATCATCGACGGCTGCCCGCCGTTCTGGAGCCCGGTGCCGGACTGGGGTGACGTGCGGCGGCGCCTGCCCGACCTCACGATCACCGACGCGCTGACCGTGCACCTCGGCGACAAGCGGGTCGAGCTGCGGCACCCCGGCGGGCCGGCGCACACCACCGGCGACCTGATCGCCTGGGTGCCGGACGAGCGGGTGCTGTTCACCGGGGACCTGGTCTTCGCCGGGCTGACCCCGCTGGTCTTCATGGGGTCGGTGCCGGGCGCGCTGGCCGCGGTGGACTGGCTCGCCGGGTTCGAGCCGGAGGTGGTGGTGCCCGGGCACGGTCCGATCCTGACCGGCGCCGAGATCGCCCGGGTGCTCGACGAGCACCGGCGGTACTACCGGCTGGTGCTGCGGGCCGGCGCGAACGGGATCGAGCAGGGGCTGTCCCCGCTGGAGGCGGCCCGCGCGGTGGACCTGGGCGAGTTCGCCGGGTGGGCGGACGCCGAGCGGATCGTGCTCAACCTGCACCGGTACTACGCCGACCAGCAGGGTGCGGAGCTGGATCTGATCGCGGCGTTCTCGGATGCGGTCGCCTACCACGGCGGGCCGCTGCCCACTTACGTCTGA
- a CDS encoding NAD(P)/FAD-dependent oxidoreductase — protein sequence MTAHTRTDIVVLGGGYAGITAALRLAPRHRVTLVDPREHFVERVRLHQVAAGQAGTVRPYRKLLAGTGIRHVTGRAAELDPAGGRVAVETGDGQRLDLGYDRLVYALGSRTRVPALIPAAGDAGATPVYTAETAAGLATGMAGRSGRLAVVGGGLTGIEMAAELAEAHPGWQVRLLTAGGLAPTLSEPARRHLRATFDRLGVTVEEGATVDDPRQVDADAVLWSAAMTPATELAAEAGLALDEQGRIRVDAALRSVTRPEIVVAGDAGAGWRMACATAMPTGAHAADTLLREARGAAARPFRLRYVLV from the coding sequence ATGACAGCACATACGCGTACCGACATCGTGGTCCTCGGTGGTGGCTATGCCGGTATCACCGCCGCGCTCCGGCTCGCTCCGCGGCACCGGGTGACGCTGGTCGACCCCCGGGAGCACTTCGTCGAGCGGGTCCGGTTGCACCAGGTCGCGGCGGGGCAGGCCGGGACGGTCCGGCCGTACCGGAAACTTCTCGCCGGCACCGGGATCCGGCATGTCACCGGCCGCGCGGCCGAGCTCGATCCGGCCGGCGGCCGGGTCGCGGTGGAGACGGGCGACGGGCAGCGGCTCGACCTCGGCTACGACCGCCTGGTGTACGCGTTGGGCAGCCGGACCAGGGTGCCGGCGCTGATTCCGGCCGCCGGCGACGCCGGCGCGACGCCGGTCTACACCGCGGAGACGGCGGCCGGCCTGGCCACCGGGATGGCCGGGCGGAGCGGGCGGCTCGCCGTCGTCGGGGGCGGGCTGACCGGCATCGAGATGGCGGCCGAGCTCGCCGAGGCGCACCCGGGCTGGCAGGTCCGGCTGCTCACCGCCGGCGGCTTGGCGCCGACCCTCTCCGAGCCGGCCCGCCGCCACCTGCGGGCCACGTTCGACCGGCTCGGGGTCACGGTCGAGGAGGGCGCCACCGTGGACGATCCGCGCCAGGTCGACGCGGACGCGGTGCTCTGGTCGGCGGCCATGACCCCGGCCACCGAGCTGGCCGCCGAGGCCGGCCTGGCACTCGACGAGCAGGGCCGGATCCGGGTCGACGCGGCGCTGCGGTCGGTCACCCGCCCGGAGATCGTGGTGGCCGGGGACGCCGGCGCGGGCTGGCGGATGGCCTGCGCGACCGCCATGCCGACCGGGGCCCACGCGGCCGACACCCTCCTGCGGGAGGCGCGCGGGGCGGCAGCGCGGCCGTTCCGGCTCAGGTACGTGCTGGTCTGA
- a CDS encoding ABC transporter permease, producing MLTLRRTAGALIAVTIGIALVTTALLLLVSGRPQTPDRWVGAAVVVQARPAHSPADPFPPAVPWPGAHADELGGRLAALPGVTAAVPDRSFYAQAIVDGRPVESAVPASGWSSARLGGVRLTSGAPPRQAGEVVVDEALGLRPGDLMTLLTAAGPERHRVTGLADAPGVLVPDRVAARFAPGVTAIGLVLEPGADTGAVAAAAGRIVGTDGEVLTGDGRGALEPRGDARTRWIGMQVLTGVAVLTGFVTVFVVASTFAFTVAQRRRELGLLRTVGATPRQVRRLVQREALLVGGAGAVLGVLAGAALSPAAARLLVTAGFEPAGYQVRFAALPILAALLLGPLVALAGAGSAARRAARVRPLEALREAAVEQRRMGRARWTAGGVSLAAGVALAVATAASDDAQQGATYVLYAAMALIVGMATLAPATIPPLLRLWRGGGAIGMLVRESTLTATRRTASTAAPVLLTVAFAVLVSGMVRTSAAAYAAGRAADVATGRVLVPEHTPGLSDAAVSGAAGAAILPATVFGPDRRALNAIGVDPRAFVATDRAADVVAGALDGLHAADTVVVTESARLAVGAACPVTFADGQTVSLRVVGVVADRSIRGDLLMSRATVRHHDPSALTAAVHLTGDAAAGPGARVIDVATWAAEADRAEDRLVWLFTLMLIAVSAGYGAIAVANTLLMAAAGRAPDLRVIRLAGATRRQVTGYLAAESALVVAIGTMLGGLVAAGALLAVRAGLSEQTGAPVPLVLSWPVIAGVVGLCLLLGLLASVLPARAGSVGRRAPDAADRALG from the coding sequence GTGCTGACCCTGCGCCGGACGGCCGGCGCGCTGATCGCCGTCACCATCGGGATCGCCCTGGTCACCACGGCCCTGCTGCTGCTCGTCTCGGGCCGCCCGCAGACTCCGGACCGGTGGGTCGGGGCAGCGGTCGTCGTCCAGGCCCGGCCGGCTCACAGCCCGGCCGATCCGTTCCCGCCGGCCGTGCCGTGGCCCGGCGCGCACGCCGACGAACTGGGCGGCCGGCTCGCCGCGCTGCCCGGGGTGACGGCCGCGGTTCCGGATCGGTCCTTCTACGCGCAGGCGATCGTCGACGGGCGGCCCGTCGAGTCCGCCGTCCCGGCGTCGGGCTGGTCATCGGCCCGGCTCGGCGGGGTGCGGCTGACCTCCGGCGCCCCGCCGCGACAGGCCGGCGAGGTCGTGGTGGACGAGGCGCTGGGTCTGCGACCGGGCGACCTGATGACGCTGCTGACCGCGGCCGGTCCGGAGCGTCACCGGGTGACCGGTCTGGCCGACGCACCCGGTGTCCTGGTGCCGGACCGGGTGGCCGCCCGCTTCGCGCCGGGCGTGACCGCGATCGGCCTGGTCCTGGAGCCCGGTGCGGACACCGGAGCGGTCGCGGCCGCCGCCGGCCGGATCGTCGGCACGGACGGCGAGGTGCTCACCGGGGACGGGCGCGGCGCCCTGGAGCCGCGCGGCGACGCCCGGACCCGCTGGATCGGCATGCAGGTGCTGACCGGCGTCGCGGTGCTCACCGGGTTCGTCACGGTGTTCGTGGTGGCGTCGACGTTCGCCTTCACCGTCGCGCAGCGCCGGCGGGAACTCGGGCTGCTGCGGACCGTCGGCGCCACGCCACGCCAGGTGCGGCGCCTGGTCCAGCGTGAGGCTCTGCTGGTCGGCGGCGCCGGAGCGGTCCTCGGCGTGCTCGCCGGCGCCGCGCTGTCCCCGGCGGCCGCCCGGCTGCTCGTCACGGCCGGGTTCGAGCCGGCCGGCTATCAGGTGCGGTTCGCCGCGCTGCCGATCCTGGCCGCGCTGCTGCTCGGCCCGCTGGTGGCGCTGGCCGGGGCCGGCTCGGCGGCGCGCCGGGCCGCCCGGGTGCGCCCCCTGGAGGCGCTCCGCGAGGCGGCCGTCGAACAGCGCCGCATGGGCCGGGCCCGGTGGACCGCCGGCGGCGTGTCGCTGGCTGCCGGCGTCGCGCTGGCCGTCGCCACCGCGGCCTCGGACGACGCCCAGCAGGGGGCGACCTATGTGCTGTACGCGGCGATGGCCCTGATCGTCGGGATGGCCACGCTGGCGCCGGCCACGATCCCGCCGCTGCTGCGGCTGTGGCGCGGCGGCGGCGCGATCGGCATGCTGGTCCGGGAGAGCACGCTGACGGCAACCCGCCGGACCGCGTCCACGGCGGCCCCGGTGCTGCTCACGGTCGCCTTCGCGGTGCTGGTCTCGGGCATGGTCCGCACCTCGGCGGCGGCCTACGCGGCAGGCCGCGCGGCGGACGTCGCCACCGGCCGGGTGCTGGTGCCGGAGCACACGCCGGGGCTCTCCGACGCCGCGGTGTCCGGCGCCGCCGGAGCCGCGATCCTGCCGGCCACCGTGTTCGGCCCGGACCGGCGGGCGCTGAACGCGATCGGTGTCGACCCGCGGGCCTTCGTCGCGACCGACCGGGCAGCCGACGTGGTCGCCGGTGCCCTCGACGGTCTCCACGCCGCGGACACCGTGGTGGTCACCGAGTCGGCCCGCCTCGCCGTCGGCGCCGCCTGCCCGGTGACCTTCGCCGACGGGCAGACCGTGTCGCTGCGGGTGGTCGGCGTGGTCGCCGACCGGTCGATCCGCGGCGACCTGCTGATGTCCCGGGCGACCGTGCGGCACCACGATCCCTCGGCGCTCACCGCGGCGGTGCATCTGACCGGTGACGCGGCGGCCGGTCCGGGCGCGCGGGTGATCGATGTGGCCACCTGGGCGGCGGAGGCGGACCGCGCCGAGGACCGGCTGGTCTGGCTGTTCACGCTCATGCTGATCGCGGTGTCGGCCGGTTACGGCGCGATCGCCGTCGCGAACACGCTGCTGATGGCCGCCGCGGGGCGGGCGCCCGACCTGCGGGTGATCCGCCTGGCCGGGGCGACCCGCCGGCAGGTGACCGGCTACCTGGCCGCCGAGTCGGCGCTGGTGGTGGCGATCGGCACGATGCTGGGCGGGCTGGTCGCCGCCGGGGCGTTGCTGGCCGTCCGCGCCGGGCTGAGTGAGCAGACCGGTGCCCCGGTTCCGCTGGTGCTGTCCTGGCCGGTGATCGCCGGGGTGGTCGGGCTGTGCCTGCTGCTCGGGCTGCTCGCCAGCGTGCTGCCGGCCCGTGCCGGATCCGTCGGCCGGCGCGCGCCCGATGCCGCGGATCGAGCGCTGGGGTGA
- a CDS encoding ABC transporter ATP-binding protein, translating to MTTQTAVLHDIRAGYGTGDRQLVALDGVSVAFDRGTFTAVMGPSGSGKSTLLHCAAGLERPLAGSVSIDGVRLDDLTEDQLTRLRRDRVGFVFQAFNLVSALTAEQNVALPARLAGRRPPAADVAAALAAVGLAGRRRHRPSELSGGEQQRVAVARALLSRPAVVFADEPTGALDSVTSRQILDLLRGLVDEQGQTVVMVTHDPVAAARADRIVFLADGRIADDVRSPLAPEQIAARTARLVAGPC from the coding sequence ATGACGACACAGACGGCTGTTCTGCACGACATCCGGGCCGGCTACGGCACCGGCGACCGTCAGCTGGTCGCCCTCGACGGCGTCTCGGTGGCTTTCGACCGCGGCACCTTCACCGCCGTGATGGGCCCGTCCGGCTCCGGCAAGTCGACCCTGCTGCACTGCGCGGCCGGCCTGGAGCGCCCGCTCGCCGGCTCGGTCAGCATCGACGGCGTCCGGCTCGACGACCTCACCGAGGATCAGCTCACCCGGCTGCGGCGCGACCGGGTCGGCTTCGTGTTCCAGGCGTTCAACCTGGTCTCCGCGCTCACCGCCGAGCAGAACGTCGCGTTGCCGGCCCGGCTGGCCGGCCGCCGCCCGCCGGCCGCCGACGTCGCGGCCGCGCTCGCCGCGGTCGGGCTGGCCGGTCGCCGCCGGCACCGCCCGAGCGAGCTGTCCGGCGGCGAGCAGCAGCGGGTGGCGGTGGCCCGGGCGTTGCTCAGCCGGCCCGCCGTGGTGTTCGCCGACGAGCCGACCGGCGCCCTGGACAGCGTGACCTCGCGGCAGATCCTCGACCTGCTCCGGGGCCTGGTCGACGAGCAGGGCCAGACGGTGGTGATGGTGACCCACGACCCGGTCGCCGCCGCCCGCGCCGACCGGATCGTGTTCCTCGCCGACGGCCGGATCGCCGACGACGTGCGCTCCCCGCTCGCTCCGGAGCAGATCGCCGCCCGGACCGCGCGGCTGGTGGCGGGACCGTGCTGA